The Halosolutus gelatinilyticus nucleotide sequence TCAAGGAGCGCCTCGAGCGGGACGGCGCGCCCGACGTTCCGCTGGGGGTCAACGTCGGCAAGATGAACGCCTCAACCGAGCGGGAAGCGATCGAGGACTACCGGCGCGTCTTCGATCGGCTCGCGCCGTTCGCCGACTACGTCGTGGTGAACGTCTCCTGTCCGAACACACCCGACGAGTTCGACGAGGCTTCGCCCGCGCACCTCCGAGCGATCTTCGAGACGCTCGAGGCCGAGAACGACGAACACGTGCCGATCCTCGTGAAGATCGGCCCCGACGATCCCGAGGAGTCGGTCCTCGAGCTGGTCGACATCGTGCAGGCGTTCGACCTCGACGGGCTGATCGCGACGAACACGTCGACGAGTCGGGACGGGCTTCGGTCCGAGAGCCGCGAGGAGTGGGGCGGGCTCAGCGGCAAACCGATCGCCGAGCGATCGACGGCGGTGATCCGAGCGGTTGCCGACTACACCGACGGCGAGTTGCCGATCGTCGGCGTCGGCGGCGTCGACTCGGCCGAACGCGCCTACGAGAAGATACGCGCGGGCGCCTCGCTCGTCCAGCTCTACACCGGCTTCGTCTACGGCGGCCCCTCGACCGCCAAACGGATCAACCGCGGACTGGTCGAGTTGCTCGAGCGCGACGGGTTCGCGACGATCGAGGACGCGGTGGGCGCCGATCTCGACTGACCGGTCACTCGAACCGATACGTTTCGACGGTCCGGATCGCGTAGCGAGCGGAGAGGAGGCCCGCGCAGACGGACAGCACCGTCGTCCCGACTACCCCGATCAGCGCGACGACCAGCCGAGAGGTTCCGAGGAGCGAGGCGATCGCGTGGCCGACGATCGAACTGTGCGCGACCAGCGTCGGCGCGGCGACGATCGCGATCGTCGCGGAGTAGACGGCGAAGGCGGTTACGCTCGGAACGATCGCCTTCGTGCGTCGAGAGACGCTGACGGCTTCGAACCGAGGGACCGCCGCGCCGACGCCCGTCGCGATCGGGCCGGCACAGACGGTGAGGACGACCGCACTGGCCGAGAGCGTCGCGACCGCCGGCGCGGAGTGCGGGCTGATCAGGCCGAAGCCGACGGTCGCGGCGACGGTGATCGGGGTGACTACCAGCGCCCCCGCGATGGCGTGGCCGGCGACCAGCGCGCGACCCGCGTTGGCGCTGAGAACCGTCACCGGAAGCGCTGCACCCTCGTTCCCGACGACATTGAGCGTGAACAGCGTCCCCGAGATCCAGGCGCCACAGAGGACGATCCACAGGGGAAACGAACTCCCGACCGTTCCCGACTGGACGACGTTCATCGTCGGGACGACCAGTAGCACAAACGGATACATGACGAACGAGAGGGCGATCGGCTTTCGCCGCGCCCGCTTCCAGTCGACCGTCGCGACGCCGACGGCCGATCGAGGGAAGATCGCGGCGAGGCGCGACGTCGCGATCGCGGCCGCCGCCGACGCCCACCCCTCGTTGCGATCGGTGCGATCGTGAGCCACGCCGTCGGCGTACCAGAGCGACGCCGCGAGCCGCGCGAGAACCGGACCGCTGGCGAGGAGAAACGCCGCGCTCGCGACGACCGCCGCGGCGGCCCGGCCGATCGACGCCTCGTCCGCCGTGCCGACGAGCGCGAGGTCGGCGTACCAGCCGATCGGCGTGGGCTCGAGCAACCAGACGAGCGGTTCGACGATGGCGGCGACGTTCTGGGTGACGAGGATGCCGAAGTACGCGAGTCCGAGCGCGGCGAGGAAGACGGTCCTGAGCCGTGCGAGGCGCCGCGATCGCGCGCCGACGGTTCGAACGCAGAGCACCAGGCCGTATCCCGTGAGCAAGCCGGTCACCAAGGGCGCGACGAGCGCCAGTGCGGCGACCGGTGCCGCGAGCGGAAGCTGCCCGCCGACGGCGAACGCCGCCGCGAGCGCGAGGGCGTACGCCGCGGCGGGAAGTCCCCACAGGAGGAGTTCGGCGAGGACGAGGCCGCCGAGCAGGTCGCGATGGGACACCGTCGTCAGCAATCCGTCGAGGCAATCCGGCCGTGACGCCGTGTTGTACGCGCGAAATCCGCTGAACGCCGCGGCGAACAGCCACGCGTAGATGACCACGGACCGCGTCCACCGGAGCGGACTCCCCAGGGATCCGTCGGCGATCGCGGAACCGAACAGAAACGCGCCGACGAGTCCGGCGATCGCGATGGGGACGAAAAACAGGCCGGCGATCGCGAGTGCGAGCAGTTGCACCGGCTGGTTCCGGACGGTTCGCCACCGGCGCCGGAGCTCCGTTCGGGCGATCGCGACGACGCGAGATCGCCGGCTCACGGCCGTTCCACCGGCCTGGCGCCGTGATCGGTCGTGACCGCGAGGAACACGTCCTCGAGCGTCGAGTTGCCGTCGCTTTCGACCTGTGCGGTTAGGTCGTCCGGACGCCCCTCCGCGACGATCCGACCGCCGGAGAGGACGCCGACCGTGTCGGCGAGCTCTTCCACGACGGACAGGATGTGCGTCGACAGAAAGATCGTCCGTCCCCTGGCCGCCATCTCCGCGATGGCGTCGACGACCGTTCGAGCGGCCCGCGGGTCGAGCCCGCTCGTCGGTTCGTCGAGGAAGACGACCTCGGGCTCGTGCAGCAGGGCCTGGACGAGCCCCACCTTCTGGCGCATTCCCTTCGAATAGTCGTCGATTCGCTTCCCGGCGTCCGCCGCGAGGCCGAACCGATCGAGCCAGGCGTCGATCCGCCGCTCGGCCTCCGCAGGCGGGATGTCGCGCAGTCGAGCGAAGTACTCCAGTTGCTCGAATCCGGTCAGTTCGTCGAAGACAGGCGGCGATTCGGGGAGGTAGCCGATCGAGTCGCGGACGGCGTCGCGATCGGTCACCGGATTCCCGGCGATCGTCGCGGCCCCGGCGCTGGGCCGAGTGAGCGTGGTCAGCATCCGCATCGTGGTCGTCTTACCGGCGCCGTTCGGACCGAGAAAGCCGTACACCGTTCCGCGTTCGACGGAGAGATCGACGCCGTCGACGGCCGTGACGGATCCGAACCGCTTCGTCAGGCCGTCGGCGTCGATCGCGAGTGGAGGACTGGACATGATACCTGTACGCACCGATTACTGCCCGGGCCTCACTAACGTTTGGTTACGCAACAGAACGGGATCGGAACGAACGCCGACGGCGAACGGCCCGTCGATCGGGACCGGCGGACGAACTGTTCTCGGAGCGCTCAGTCGACGTCGACCCGCGTGCCGTACCCGGGCTCGCCGACGACCTCGCCGTCCTCGAAGACGACTTCGCCGCGAACGACGGTCGCGATCGCTTTTCCGACGAACGATTCGCCCACGAACGGCGTCACGCAGTTCTTCGAGTGCAGCTCCGACGCGTCCTCAAGCGTCCACTCGCGGTCGGGGTCGACGATCGTGAAGTCGGCGTCGGTGCCGACCTGTAGCGACCCCTTCCGCGGGTACATGCCCCAGACCTGGGCCGGGCGCGTGGAGTGCCGTCGAACCCACTCCTCGAGGGAGAGTCGCCCCTGATCGACGAACGTGAGCATCGCCGGAACCTCCGTCTCGAGGCCGACGAATCCCGAAATCGCCTCCCAGGTATCGCCGAACGGGTCGTCGACCAGCTTCTCCTCCGGCGTGTGCGGCGCGTGATCCGTCGCGACGCAGTCGATCGCGCCGCCGTCGATCCCGACGTCCCAGAGTTTCTCGCGTTCTGCGGCGTTCCGGATGGGAGGCTGGATCCGCGCCGGATTCCCGACCTCGCGCATGACCTCCTCGGTGAACCAGAGGTAGTGCGGACAGGTCTCGGCGGTGACGTCGACGCCGCGTTCCTTCCCGCGGGCGACCGCGTCCGCCGCCGAACCGGAGGAGACGTGGAACATGTGGACCTTCGCGCCCGTCTCCTCGGCGAAGGTGATCATCCGCTCGACGGCCTCCTGTTCGGCGATCACGGGCCGCGATCGGGAGTGGTCGATCGGCTCGTTTCGCCCCGCCGCCTGGAACTTGTTCGTGTAGTAGTCGATGATCTCGCCGTTTTCCTCGTGGAAGCCCAGCCGCTTTCCGGTCTCGCGAATTCGCGCCATCGCCTCCAGGATCTCGCCGTCGGTCGGCGCGGGCACGCCACCTACCGTCGACCCGAGGAATATCTTGTAGCCGAGGGCGCCGGCCTCGTCGATCGCCGGGATGAGATCGAGGTTCTCGCTCGTGACGACGGCGTAGCTCTGGAAGTCGACGTGGGCCGACGCCTCGCCGCGCTCGAACTTCAGCTCGAGGTGTTCGGGCCGATCGATGACGGGATCGGTGTTGGGCATCCCGACGACGGTCGTCACGCCGCCGGCCGCGGCCGCTCGGGTGGCCGACTCCCAGTCCTCCTTGTACTCGAGGCCGGGTTCGCGGTTGTGGATGTGGCAGTCGACGATCCCCGGAACCAGCACCTTCCCCGCCCCGTCGAGGACCCGATCGGCCGCCGGAAGCCGATCGCTCCGCCCGACGGCGACGATTGTGCCGTCCTCGACGGCGACGCCCGCGTCGGGGGTCCGCCCGGCGGGGGTCACGACGGTACAGTTTCGCACGACGAGATCGACGGTCATTAGCGATCCATTGCCGAGGACCGCGCATATAGCTTCTGTTGACCGCTGGGCCCAGCGGCGGCGCGCCATCGATCGGCGGAACGGACGCCTTACGCGAGGTTAGGCCGGGAGTACGTTCGAGAACGAGTCGGATACTAAACAGAACGGGGCTGGTGGATGCCGGATAATGGATTCGACTACCCTTCGG carries:
- the allB gene encoding allantoinase AllB; the protein is MTVDLVVRNCTVVTPAGRTPDAGVAVEDGTIVAVGRSDRLPAADRVLDGAGKVLVPGIVDCHIHNREPGLEYKEDWESATRAAAAGGVTTVVGMPNTDPVIDRPEHLELKFERGEASAHVDFQSYAVVTSENLDLIPAIDEAGALGYKIFLGSTVGGVPAPTDGEILEAMARIRETGKRLGFHEENGEIIDYYTNKFQAAGRNEPIDHSRSRPVIAEQEAVERMITFAEETGAKVHMFHVSSGSAADAVARGKERGVDVTAETCPHYLWFTEEVMREVGNPARIQPPIRNAAEREKLWDVGIDGGAIDCVATDHAPHTPEEKLVDDPFGDTWEAISGFVGLETEVPAMLTFVDQGRLSLEEWVRRHSTRPAQVWGMYPRKGSLQVGTDADFTIVDPDREWTLEDASELHSKNCVTPFVGESFVGKAIATVVRGEVVFEDGEVVGEPGYGTRVDVD
- a CDS encoding quinone-dependent dihydroorotate dehydrogenase, encoding MTLYSRVRPLAFKLPAETAHELGKRTLRGVQSTRPTRKATAYAYRFEHPALEVDLFETTFPNPVGVAAGFDKNAEVTHALEALGFGFVEIGTVTPYPQAGNDRPRLFRLREDEAMVNRMGFNGDGMVRVKERLERDGAPDVPLGVNVGKMNASTEREAIEDYRRVFDRLAPFADYVVVNVSCPNTPDEFDEASPAHLRAIFETLEAENDEHVPILVKIGPDDPEESVLELVDIVQAFDLDGLIATNTSTSRDGLRSESREEWGGLSGKPIAERSTAVIRAVADYTDGELPIVGVGGVDSAERAYEKIRAGASLVQLYTGFVYGGPSTAKRINRGLVELLERDGFATIEDAVGADLD
- a CDS encoding ABC transporter ATP-binding protein, with translation MSSPPLAIDADGLTKRFGSVTAVDGVDLSVERGTVYGFLGPNGAGKTTTMRMLTTLTRPSAGAATIAGNPVTDRDAVRDSIGYLPESPPVFDELTGFEQLEYFARLRDIPPAEAERRIDAWLDRFGLAADAGKRIDDYSKGMRQKVGLVQALLHEPEVVFLDEPTSGLDPRAARTVVDAIAEMAARGRTIFLSTHILSVVEELADTVGVLSGGRIVAEGRPDDLTAQVESDGNSTLEDVFLAVTTDHGARPVERP